Proteins encoded together in one Nitrospirota bacterium window:
- the rplC gene encoding 50S ribosomal protein L3 translates to MMGILGKKLGMTQIFDEKGRVIPVTVVEAGPCRVIQVKTRERDGYETVQVGYEEIKKLKKVTRPVSGHFKKAGSPPCRILREIPVSGELGVGDVITVDRFQKGDKVVAIGVSKGKGFQGVMKRLGYSGGPGSHGSMFNRAPGSIGGSSFPSRVWKNTGMPGRMGGRRVTVRNLAVVDVKPDQNLILIMGAVPGPVGGYIEIRKDD, encoded by the coding sequence ATGATGGGGATTCTTGGGAAAAAGCTCGGGATGACGCAGATATTTGATGAAAAAGGTAGGGTAATCCCGGTCACGGTTGTAGAGGCCGGTCCATGCCGGGTGATACAGGTAAAGACAAGAGAGCGTGACGGCTATGAGACGGTACAGGTGGGATATGAAGAGATCAAGAAGCTCAAGAAGGTTACCAGGCCGGTGTCAGGGCACTTTAAGAAGGCAGGATCTCCTCCATGCAGGATATTGCGGGAGATTCCAGTGAGTGGTGAGCTTGGCGTTGGAGATGTCATAACAGTAGACAGGTTTCAGAAAGGTGACAAGGTGGTTGCAATAGGTGTCTCAAAGGGAAAGGGTTTTCAGGGAGTAATGAAGAGGTTGGGGTACAGCGGTGGTCCGGGATCGCATGGTTCCATGTTTAACAGGGCACCGGGTTCAATTGGCGGCAGCTCTTTTCCGTCGAGGGTCTGGAAGAATACAGGAATGCCCGGACGTATGGGTGGACGAAGGGTTACGGTCAGGAATCTTGCTGTGGTTGATGTGAAGCCGGACCAGAATCTGATTTTAATTATGGGTGCGGTTCCGGGACCTGTCGGCGGATATATAGAGATCAGGAAGGATGATTGA